In Onychomys torridus chromosome 15, mOncTor1.1, whole genome shotgun sequence, the following proteins share a genomic window:
- the Gpr150 gene encoding probable G-protein coupled receptor 150 has protein sequence MTRTTYKTNKSTRIHLASDACAFFQLTLGSHRDPAVRPVPPRLASTLAFQASTALSGSSPSSGLRMEDPFSRSALPLAPNLSLSILPSWSLNLTSGQATSVPRPQPPPRGPSSHPIHLVFMGIILVTAVAGNTTVLCRLCGGGSRPWPGPKRRKMDFLLVQLAAADLYACGGTALSQLVWELLGDPRPALGDLACRFSQLLQASGRGASAHLVALIALERQLAVRRPQRPQLPARALAALGWLLALLLALPPTFVVRWGAPPPPAASAWPGEHRCGGIFAPLPRWHLQIYALYEATVGFAAPVAIMGVSCCHLLCVWWQRGSQAPVARAPWSASPARAPLPSALPRAKVQSLKMSLSLALLFVGCELPYFAARLAAAWSSGPAWEGEGLVVAMQVVEVANSALNPFVYLFFQAGDCGFWRRLPRRLGVVCCKREGEAEINEGAGDHQALHRHRWPHPHYHHARREERDKGYLRPPPPRPRPLSCSCESAF, from the coding sequence ATGACGAGGACAACCTATAAAACCAACAAATCCACCCGAATCCATCTCGCCTCGGATGCGTGTGCTTTTTTTCAACTAACTTTGGGAAGTCACAGAGACCCGGCGGTGCGGCCTGTGCCACCTCGCCTCGCCTCCACTTTGGCATTTCAAGCAAGTACCGCCCTCAGCGGTTCCTCTCCTTCCTCCGGACTAAGGATGGAGGATCCCTTCAGCCGCTCGGCTCTGCCTCTCGCGCCCAACCTCTCCTTATCCATCCTGCCGAGCTGGAGTCTCAACCTGACTTCGGGGCAGGCGACCTCTGTCCCGAGACCGCAGCCGCCGCCACGAGGGCCATCCAGCCACCCGATTCACCTGGTCTTCATGGGAATCATCCTGGTGACCGCGGTGGCGGGCAACACCACGGTGCTGTGCCGCCTGTGCGGCGGCGGGAGCCGGCCCTGGCCTGGTCCCAAGCGTCGCAAGATGGACTTCCTGCTGGTGCAGCTGGCAGCGGCCGACCTGTACGCGTGCGGTGGCACGGCGTTGTCGCAGCTGGTTTGGGAGCTGCTAGGCGACCCGCGTCCGGCTCTGGGCGACCTGGCGTGCCGCTTCTCGCAGCTACTGCAGGCATCCGGGCGGGGCGCCTCCGCCCACCTGGTGGCGCTCATCGCCCTCGAGCGCCAGCTCGCGGTGCGCCGTCCTCAGCGCCCGCAGCTGCCCGCGCGcgccctggctgccctgggctGGCTGCTGGCGCTGCTGCTGGCACTACCGCCGACCTTCGTGGTGCGCTGGGGCGCTCCTCCACCTCCAGCCGCCAGCGCCTGGCCGGGGGAACATCGCTGCGGGGGCATCTTCGCGCCCCTGCCGCGCTGGCACCTGCAGATCTACGCTCTCTATGAAGCTACCGTGGGCTTCGCGGCGCCGGTCGCTATCATGGGTGTCTCTTGCTGCCacctgttgtgtgtgtggtggcagcGCGGGTCTCAGGCTCCGGTGGCTAGGGCACCCTGGTCAGCCAGTCCGGCCCGAGCCCCCTTGCCCAGTGCACTGCCCCGCGCCAAAGTGCAGAGCCTGAAAATGAGCCTGTCTCTGGCACTGCTCTTCGTGGGCTGCGAGCTACCCTACTTCGCTGCCCGCTTGGCAGCCGCCTGGTCGTCGGGGCCCGCCTGGGAGGGAGAGGGCCTGGTGGTGGCGATGCAAGTCGTAGAGGTGGCCAACAGCGCCCTCAACCCTTTCGTCTACCTCTTCTTCCAGGCGGGCGACTGCGGGTTCTGGCGGCGGCTACCGAGGCGCCTGGGAGTTGTATGCTGCAAGCGGGAGGGAGAAGCCGAGATCAACGAGGGGGCTGGGGACCATCAGGCGCTGCACCGCCACCGCTGGCCCCACCCCCATTATCACCACGCCCGGAGGGAGGAGCGGGACAAGGGCTACCTGCGCCCGCCCCCGCCGCGCCCCAGACCTCTGTCCTGCTCCTGTGAAAGTGCCTTCTAG